The Verrucomicrobiia bacterium sequence GATCGCACGCCATCGCGAGTCCACAGCGACCAGGCCCTCACGAGGCTTCAATCGCGAGGTCTGATCGGTGTCGAACTCCTCGTCAGGAATCTGGTTTTGACGCTTCGCCGGGAAATCCCCTCATTTTCAAAGGGGTCGTGCCGGCGCAGCGGCCATGGCGCCACACGACAGCCGGAGCCCCAGCTTCGCTCCCCCTGGTTGACGGAAACTTGCTTTGCTCAGGGCGTTGAGTAAAAATACTCAGGAAGGTGAGCAAAAAGAAAACCGAGTTCAGGCGACCGCAGGCCGGCGTGTTGGCCACGCGGTTGGGAGAAGTCCGGCGGTTCATTCAAGTGGTGGCGGGGCCGCGGCAGGTGGGGAAGACCACCTTGGTGCACCAGGTGGTGAATGAGACGGGAGTGCCGGTGGTGTTTGCCACTGCGGATGAGCCGACGCTTCGCGGGCCGCAGTGGATCGCCCAGCAGTGGGACGCGGCGCGGCTGGCTCTGAACAGAACGGGGGGGATTCTGGTGCTCGACGAAGTCCAGAAGGCCTCCGGTTGGGCGGAGGCGGTCAAGCGGTTGTGGGACGAGGACACGCGCCACCGTCGGCCGCTTCGAGTGGTGCTGCTCGGCTCGGCTCCGCTGCTCATCGAGCGCGGTCTCACGGAGAGCCTCGCAGGCCGCTTCGAGATGCTTCACCTGCCGCATTGGTCACTCGTCGAAATGTCGGCGGCATTCGGCTTCTCCTTCGAAGACTTTCTCTACTTCGGTGGCTATCCGGGAGCCGCGCCCCTGATCACCGACCCGCCGCGCTGGTCCCGCTACGTCTTGGATGCGTTGGTGGAGACCACCATCGCCCGGGACGTCCTGCTGCTGACCCGGGTGGACAAGCCGGCGTTGCTTCGACGCCTGTTCGAACTGGGCTGTCGTTATTCGGGCCAGGTCTTGTCATACACGAAGATGCTGGGACAGCTCCAGGATGCGGGAAACACCGTCACACTGGCCCATTATCTGGAATTGCTGGCGGCCGCTGGCATGCTGACCGGGGTCGAGAAGTATGCCGGACAGGTGGTGCGCAGTCGGGGATCGAGTCCGAAACTCCAGGTGCTCAACACTGCGCTGATGACGGCAGGCTGTGGTCTGACACCGGCGGAGGCGCGGGCCGACCGGGCGTTTTGGGGTCGTCTGCTGGAATCGGCGGTGGGCGCGCATCTGGCCAACGCGGCCGCTACGGGAGACTGCGAACTGTATTATTGGCGTGAGCGGAATCGAGAGGTGGATTTCGTGGTCAAGTCCGGGCGGCGGGTGACGGCCATCGAGGTGAAGTCGGGCAACCACCGCGAGTCATTGCCGGGTATGGAGGCATTTGCGCAGGCCTTCCGGCCTCATCGAACACTGCTGGTGGGCGGGGACGGAATTCCCGTGGAAGAATTCCTGGGCGGGTCCGTGAATCGGTGGGTAGCCGCACCTCACGAGATCGGCCCCGGTGGGCCATAATTCGTAGCCGGAGTGCGCAGGCTCCAGCCCGGATTTCTCACCGGGTTTCGTCGCGAGGCACCGCGAAAGCCCGCCTGGCAAGGCGGCCAAAGCGGTTCCGAGCCGGGCTGTATGAGAACAGACCTTCCGGTGAGGAATTCGAGGCCAGCACGGCCAGACGGGCTTGCAGCAAGCCGCAGCAGAAACCCGGTGAAACTTCCGGGCTAAGGCGGTTCTGAAG is a genomic window containing:
- a CDS encoding ATP-binding protein, with protein sequence MGEVRRFIQVVAGPRQVGKTTLVHQVVNETGVPVVFATADEPTLRGPQWIAQQWDAARLALNRTGGILVLDEVQKASGWAEAVKRLWDEDTRHRRPLRVVLLGSAPLLIERGLTESLAGRFEMLHLPHWSLVEMSAAFGFSFEDFLYFGGYPGAAPLITDPPRWSRYVLDALVETTIARDVLLLTRVDKPALLRRLFELGCRYSGQVLSYTKMLGQLQDAGNTVTLAHYLELLAAAGMLTGVEKYAGQVVRSRGSSPKLQVLNTALMTAGCGLTPAEARADRAFWGRLLESAVGAHLANAAATGDCELYYWRERNREVDFVVKSGRRVTAIEVKSGNHRESLPGMEAFAQAFRPHRTLLVGGDGIPVEEFLGGSVNRWVAAPHEIGPGGP